A single window of bacterium DNA harbors:
- a CDS encoding LPS-assembly protein LptD, with protein sequence MKRAALTAFALLFFAGASLAATFTDSRAAAPVNFLSGNLEVTADSVKAEGEVKIEWGERVLTARSVTYDRVKGEISAGGGVAISDASGNRIKCESVRLSVDTLEGDIFGGELYLAESGYTISAKKLQRTGEFSYRAEEASFTACEKVFPSWSIDADWMEVEIEGYLTGGGGVFRVERVPAFYLPYFFYPVKLKRQSGLLPPKLGYSGTRGFEALVPFYYAFADNADLLFTLGYMSEKGWSEDARLRYILAAGHEGELDLKFLQDKDGSDNRAEIKADHNSRFSEDKTLDIQIDYVTDKDAYRDLGNTLEERGVALKKSRIYGAHTAGYGTYYGLGLWTESFHDPQDEVLQKLPSVGFMGRDTPVWGPLFSFTEFSADNFTRNEGVEGQRYRINQGFSLGVGDLGAGAKASAGYRYNYYSLEGANAVQGAPWTELSAHLALYDTWGGWTHIVEPFALYRWDGRGREEEEAPFFDHEDIFEEMSLTTLGLKTSILAPEDGRDFFSLDVRRPLRLTEGQGDEGVFREWLPVRAEAEFRPFASLRITGDGVYDTEEENGWLRWASQIKGLNKKGDELYIARRFVKDEADYIDGGFTYGFTDFASLHYRNRYSQFDKKSLETTYALLLKHPCWEMTITHTLVYLLEKDKYDHRTYLTVTLAGLDKLGKFSW encoded by the coding sequence TTGAAAAGAGCCGCCCTTACGGCCTTCGCCCTGCTCTTTTTCGCAGGGGCTTCTCTCGCCGCGACTTTTACGGACAGCCGCGCCGCCGCGCCGGTAAATTTCCTCTCCGGAAACCTCGAAGTTACCGCCGATTCCGTAAAGGCCGAGGGAGAGGTAAAGATAGAGTGGGGGGAAAGGGTTCTCACCGCCAGAAGCGTCACTTACGACCGGGTGAAGGGTGAGATAAGCGCGGGGGGAGGGGTCGCTATCTCCGACGCCTCCGGCAACAGGATTAAGTGCGAGAGCGTCCGGCTGAGCGTGGACACTCTCGAAGGCGACATCTTCGGAGGGGAGCTTTATCTCGCCGAGAGCGGCTATACGATAAGCGCGAAAAAACTGCAGCGAACCGGGGAATTCTCCTACCGGGCCGAAGAGGCCTCCTTTACCGCCTGCGAAAAGGTCTTTCCCTCGTGGTCTATCGACGCCGACTGGATGGAGGTGGAGATCGAGGGCTACCTGACGGGGGGAGGCGGCGTCTTTCGCGTCGAGAGGGTTCCCGCCTTCTACCTCCCCTATTTTTTCTACCCCGTAAAACTGAAAAGACAGTCCGGCCTTCTTCCGCCGAAGCTGGGCTACTCGGGCACGAGAGGGTTCGAGGCCCTCGTCCCTTTCTACTACGCCTTCGCGGATAACGCCGATCTTCTCTTCACTCTGGGCTACATGAGCGAAAAAGGGTGGAGCGAGGACGCCCGTTTGCGCTACATTCTCGCCGCCGGTCACGAGGGCGAGCTGGACCTGAAATTCCTGCAGGACAAAGACGGCTCGGACAACAGGGCGGAAATAAAGGCCGACCACAATTCTCGTTTCTCGGAGGACAAGACCCTCGACATCCAGATAGATTACGTGACCGACAAGGACGCTTACCGCGACCTCGGCAATACCCTCGAAGAGAGGGGCGTAGCCCTGAAGAAAAGCCGGATTTACGGGGCTCACACCGCCGGTTACGGGACTTATTACGGCCTCGGACTCTGGACCGAGTCCTTCCACGACCCGCAGGACGAGGTACTGCAAAAGCTCCCCTCGGTGGGGTTCATGGGAAGGGACACTCCTGTTTGGGGGCCGCTCTTCAGCTTCACGGAGTTCTCGGCGGACAATTTCACCAGAAACGAAGGGGTCGAGGGTCAAAGGTACAGGATAAATCAGGGGTTTTCCCTCGGCGTGGGAGATCTGGGCGCGGGGGCCAAGGCTTCCGCCGGATACCGTTACAATTATTACTCCCTCGAAGGCGCGAATGCCGTTCAGGGAGCGCCCTGGACGGAGCTGTCGGCGCACCTCGCCCTCTACGATACCTGGGGCGGCTGGACGCATATAGTGGAGCCTTTCGCCCTCTACCGCTGGGACGGAAGGGGCAGGGAAGAGGAGGAAGCCCCCTTTTTCGACCACGAGGATATCTTCGAGGAGATGTCCCTTACCACGCTCGGGCTGAAGACAAGCATCCTCGCACCCGAAGACGGAAGGGATTTTTTCTCTCTCGACGTAAGACGCCCCTTGCGGCTGACGGAAGGTCAGGGCGACGAGGGGGTTTTCAGGGAATGGCTCCCGGTACGGGCGGAGGCCGAGTTCCGGCCTTTTGCGTCGCTCAGGATTACGGGAGACGGCGTATACGATACCGAAGAAGAAAACGGGTGGCTGAGGTGGGCTTCGCAGATAAAAGGCTTGAACAAGAAGGGAGACGAACTTTATATAGCGAGGAGATTCGTTAAAGACGAAGCCGATTACATTGACGGCGGTTTTACTTATGGATTTACGGACTTCGCTTCGCTACACTATAGAAACAGATATTCGCAGTTTGACAAAAAGAGTCTCGAAACGACTTACGCGCTTTTATTAAAGCATCCGTGCTGGGAGATGACAATAACCCACACTCTGGTTTACTTGCTTGAAAAAGACAAATACGACCATCGGACCTATCTTACGGTAACCCTTGCGGGACTTGACAAACTGGGGAAATTTTCTTGGTAA
- a CDS encoding elongation factor G, which translates to MDEQILKTRNIGISAHIDSGKTTLTERILFYTARIHAIHEVKGKDGAGATMDFMELEKERGITITSAATNCEWDGYHINIIDTPGHVDFTIEVERALRVLDGAILVLCSVGGVQSQSITVDRQMNRYKVPRIAFINKCDRTGANPYRVVEQIREKLQQNAVMMQIPIGLENDMQGVVDLIAMKALYFDGPNGEDIRIEEIPANLAEEAKTRREEMLDAVSMFSDDLMEAVLEGTATEEMINAAIRKGTLAIALTPVFIGSAYKNKAVQPLLDAVCKFLPNPDDVENKALDLDNNEAEVIVHPEADKDTVALAFKLEDGRYGQLTYVRVYQGTLGKGDTIVNARTGKKHKVGRLVRMHAAEMEEIERSSSGDIVAVFGIECASGDTFCGPDVHYTMTSMHVPEPVISLAIAPKDNKAQINMSKALGRFTKEDPTFRTFIDPESNETIIQGMGELHLDIYVERMKREYGAEVIIGQPQVAYRETVTQRTNFDYVHKKQTGGSGQYGRVAGFMEPMEEGEYEFVDSIVGGSIPREFISSCDKGFKACLKKGSLIGAPVTGVKMTINDGASHAVDSSDNAFQSAAIGAFRQAYSKASPQILEPIMKVVVETPSEFQGGVLGTINQRRGMIVGTSEDGAYSVIESEVPLSEMFGYSTVLRSSTQGKAEFTMEFARYRPVPKQVSEDLIKKYQEELKKKSAA; encoded by the coding sequence ATGGACGAACAGATTTTAAAAACCAGAAACATCGGCATTTCGGCCCACATCGACTCAGGCAAGACTACGCTCACCGAGCGCATTCTTTTTTATACCGCGCGCATCCACGCGATTCACGAGGTCAAGGGCAAGGACGGCGCGGGCGCCACCATGGACTTCATGGAACTGGAAAAGGAGCGCGGAATCACGATAACCTCCGCCGCCACGAACTGCGAGTGGGACGGTTACCACATCAATATCATCGACACCCCCGGGCACGTTGACTTCACCATCGAGGTCGAGCGCGCCCTCCGCGTGCTTGACGGGGCCATCCTGGTTCTCTGCTCGGTCGGCGGCGTCCAGTCCCAGTCGATAACCGTCGATCGCCAGATGAACCGCTACAAGGTTCCCCGCATCGCTTTCATAAACAAGTGCGACCGCACCGGCGCGAACCCCTACCGCGTCGTCGAGCAGATCCGCGAAAAGCTCCAGCAGAACGCGGTGATGATGCAGATTCCCATCGGGCTTGAAAACGACATGCAGGGCGTGGTTGACCTCATCGCGATGAAGGCTCTCTACTTCGACGGTCCCAACGGCGAAGATATCCGCATTGAGGAGATTCCCGCGAATCTCGCCGAGGAGGCCAAGACCCGCCGCGAGGAGATGCTCGACGCCGTCTCGATGTTCTCCGACGACCTCATGGAGGCCGTCCTCGAAGGCACCGCGACCGAAGAGATGATAAACGCCGCCATCAGGAAGGGAACCCTGGCCATCGCCCTGACTCCCGTCTTCATCGGCTCGGCATACAAGAACAAGGCCGTCCAGCCCCTGCTCGACGCCGTCTGCAAGTTCCTTCCCAACCCCGACGACGTAGAGAACAAGGCTCTCGACCTCGACAATAACGAGGCGGAGGTGATCGTTCACCCCGAGGCGGACAAAGACACCGTCGCCCTCGCCTTCAAGCTCGAAGACGGCCGCTACGGACAGCTCACCTACGTCCGGGTCTATCAGGGCACGCTGGGCAAGGGAGACACCATCGTCAACGCCCGCACCGGCAAGAAGCACAAGGTCGGCAGACTGGTGCGCATGCACGCCGCCGAGATGGAGGAGATAGAGCGTTCCTCCTCCGGCGACATAGTCGCGGTCTTCGGCATAGAGTGCGCCTCCGGCGATACTTTCTGCGGCCCGGACGTGCATTACACGATGACCTCGATGCACGTGCCGGAGCCGGTCATAAGCCTCGCCATCGCGCCGAAGGACAACAAGGCACAGATAAACATGTCCAAGGCCCTCGGAAGATTCACCAAGGAAGACCCCACCTTCCGCACCTTTATCGATCCCGAATCCAACGAGACGATCATCCAGGGCATGGGCGAGCTTCACCTCGACATCTACGTCGAGCGCATGAAGCGCGAATACGGCGCCGAAGTCATCATCGGCCAGCCGCAGGTCGCCTACCGCGAGACGGTCACCCAGAGGACCAACTTCGACTACGTCCACAAAAAGCAGACCGGCGGCAGCGGCCAGTACGGTCGCGTGGCCGGTTTCATGGAGCCGATGGAAGAGGGCGAGTACGAATTCGTCGACTCCATCGTGGGCGGTTCTATTCCGAGAGAATTCATCTCCTCCTGCGACAAGGGCTTCAAGGCCTGCCTCAAGAAGGGCTCCCTTATCGGCGCCCCCGTCACCGGAGTGAAGATGACCATAAACGACGGCGCCTCCCACGCGGTCGACTCCTCGGACAACGCCTTCCAGTCAGCCGCCATCGGAGCCTTCCGCCAGGCTTACTCCAAGGCCAGCCCCCAGATACTCGAACCCATAATGAAGGTCGTCGTGGAGACCCCCTCGGAATTCCAGGGCGGCGTCCTCGGTACGATAAACCAGCGCAGGGGCATGATCGTCGGCACCAGCGAAGACGGCGCCTACTCGGTAATCGAGTCGGAAGTGCCGCTCTCCGAGATGTTCGGCTACTCCACGGTTCTTCGCTCCTCCACGCAGGGCAAGGCCGAGTTCACTATGGAATTCGCTCGCTACCGCCCTGTGCCGAAGCAGGTTTCGGAGGATCTCATCAAAAAGTATCAGGAAGAACTGAAGAAAAAATCGGCCGCCTGA
- a CDS encoding N-acetylmuramoyl-L-alanine amidase: MVNGKKIFLLIILAAFFAASAAKAVTYDKARADYLSLNADDKRNSIAEEWRQLAKTYAAAGKSSSDKRDDAIYMYGICYDKAWKISGLEDDFAKASDNYLKIAKSFRKSNLADDGLFRAAALWERKGDVKKQKELLQRILKEYPKSDMAGTAKKRIKEAGKGTFLSKVRYWSAPAYTRIIFELGGRASFVAESLPEDPLNNKPARIFVDLTKVKLAGGCLENGTVSDGLVTRIRVGQYSQDTARVVLDLDAPAKYTIFPLLDPYRVVIDVFHDPQMKSDADIVAHLIEESKVCKAPTEEERHQILALDDLPLRPDPSIPVSPLAAPPLPSVSIPEVAVREVSEEKADLQKLMDSEPKQAATAEAAKTAAAPDPVKAPPETAQPVAQSAKAPEEKPVAAEEKPVMIDESGPVVASLAMPPVTDIIVSQQAKQEAPQKEIRILIDPGHGGADPGAIGKSGLMEKNVTLEIAKALRDLLKTTIPCVIKLTREKDETLSLSSRTAMANAFGADLFISIHANASRSRKARGIETYYLDRSSDRSARKVAAMENANSEDTVAETEHLLADVLLGMKVPESQRLAKIIQSELVTAVAKNHGSVRNLGVKRAPFYVLTGAVMPSVLVETAFISNAKEEKLLGSAAYRDSVATAITGAVAKFLK; encoded by the coding sequence TTGGTAAACGGTAAAAAAATATTTCTTTTAATCATTCTCGCAGCCTTTTTTGCCGCTTCCGCCGCAAAAGCGGTTACCTACGACAAGGCGCGGGCGGATTACCTGTCTTTAAACGCCGACGATAAGCGAAATTCAATAGCCGAAGAGTGGCGGCAGCTCGCGAAGACTTACGCGGCGGCGGGCAAAAGCAGCAGCGACAAGCGCGACGACGCCATTTACATGTACGGCATCTGCTACGACAAAGCGTGGAAGATATCGGGCCTCGAAGACGACTTCGCAAAGGCTTCGGATAACTATCTCAAAATCGCCAAATCCTTCAGAAAGTCCAACCTCGCCGACGACGGCCTCTTCCGGGCGGCGGCCCTCTGGGAGAGGAAGGGCGACGTAAAGAAGCAAAAGGAACTGCTGCAGCGGATATTGAAGGAATACCCGAAGAGCGACATGGCGGGCACCGCCAAAAAGAGGATAAAGGAAGCGGGAAAGGGCACTTTTCTTTCAAAGGTGCGTTACTGGTCCGCCCCCGCCTACACGAGAATCATCTTCGAGCTCGGCGGCAGGGCCTCCTTCGTGGCGGAATCCCTTCCCGAAGACCCCCTCAACAACAAACCGGCGAGAATATTCGTAGATCTGACCAAGGTAAAGCTCGCCGGGGGGTGTCTGGAGAACGGGACCGTCAGCGACGGCCTTGTCACCAGAATCCGCGTCGGCCAATACTCTCAGGATACGGCAAGGGTGGTTCTGGACCTGGACGCCCCCGCGAAATACACGATCTTCCCCCTCCTCGACCCCTACCGGGTCGTCATAGACGTCTTTCACGACCCGCAGATGAAGAGCGACGCGGACATCGTGGCTCACCTCATAGAGGAATCCAAGGTCTGCAAGGCGCCCACCGAGGAGGAGCGCCACCAGATTCTCGCGCTGGACGACCTCCCCCTCAGGCCGGATCCCTCAATACCGGTAAGTCCCCTCGCCGCTCCCCCTCTTCCTTCCGTCTCCATTCCGGAAGTCGCGGTCAGGGAGGTCAGCGAGGAAAAGGCCGATCTTCAAAAGCTTATGGACTCCGAACCGAAACAGGCCGCTACGGCGGAAGCCGCAAAAACGGCGGCGGCCCCGGACCCCGTCAAGGCTCCTCCGGAGACCGCACAGCCTGTAGCCCAAAGCGCGAAAGCGCCCGAGGAAAAACCCGTAGCGGCGGAGGAAAAGCCGGTGATGATCGACGAGAGCGGCCCCGTTGTCGCTTCGCTCGCCATGCCCCCGGTGACCGACATCATCGTCTCCCAGCAGGCGAAACAGGAAGCCCCGCAAAAAGAGATACGGATACTCATAGACCCCGGACACGGCGGCGCCGACCCCGGCGCAATAGGAAAATCGGGGTTGATGGAAAAGAACGTCACCCTTGAAATCGCCAAGGCGCTGAGAGACCTCCTCAAAACGACAATACCCTGCGTGATCAAGCTCACCAGGGAAAAGGACGAAACCCTTTCTTTGTCCAGCAGAACCGCAATGGCGAACGCCTTCGGCGCCGACCTCTTCATCTCCATTCATGCCAACGCCAGCAGGTCCAGAAAGGCGAGGGGGATAGAGACCTATTACCTCGACCGCTCCTCCGACCGCTCGGCGCGCAAGGTCGCCGCGATGGAAAACGCCAACTCCGAGGACACTGTGGCCGAGACGGAACACCTTCTCGCGGACGTCCTTCTGGGCATGAAGGTTCCCGAATCGCAGAGGCTGGCGAAGATTATCCAGAGCGAGCTGGTCACGGCGGTAGCTAAAAACCACGGCTCGGTAAGGAATCTCGGAGTCAAGAGGGCCCCCTTCTACGTCCTCACCGGCGCGGTAATGCCCTCGGTGCTGGTGGAAACGGCTTTCATATCAAACGCGAAGGAAGAAAAACTTCTCGGCTCCGCCGCCTACCGCGACAGCGTCGCAACCGCCATCACCGGCGCAGTTGCGAAGTTTCTTAAATAA
- a CDS encoding bifunctional folylpolyglutamate synthase/dihydrofolate synthase, with amino-acid sequence MTPKEALDFIDSLDKFGINLGLSRISACMDALGNPEKRYPAAHVAGTNGKGSVCAMTSSILTASGRRTGLYTSPPLEFFGERMRIDGSLMPDEALPGLLEEVLEAVRANPALSGMTQFEIITAVAFLYFAREKADFAVIEVGMGGRLDSTNIITPKACAITNVSLEHAEQLGGTETLIAREKAGIAKKGVPLATGATGEALYEISRVAKELETPLYVMGRDFTVEEKSGLYNYRGMNISLKNLELGLPGSYQKDNLAVALALVEGLVSSGVTIGEEAIRNGLKNVRWAGRLELFGRGPRILLDGAHNPHAARALAKALESGFPRERLILVLGILGDKDALSIVRDLAPLADEIILTRSDSRRAISPAELGALSEGVGIKARVSETLSDAYKTALELAGKGDLVLITGSLTLVGQARSILRREGWVG; translated from the coding sequence ATGACGCCAAAAGAAGCCCTTGATTTTATAGATTCTCTGGACAAATTCGGCATCAATCTCGGCCTCTCCCGAATATCCGCCTGCATGGACGCCCTCGGCAATCCCGAGAAAAGATACCCGGCCGCGCACGTCGCGGGCACCAACGGGAAGGGGAGCGTCTGCGCCATGACCTCCTCCATCCTTACCGCCTCCGGCAGAAGAACCGGCCTCTACACCTCTCCGCCCCTTGAATTTTTCGGAGAGCGGATGAGAATCGACGGCTCTTTAATGCCCGACGAAGCCCTGCCCGGACTCCTCGAAGAGGTCCTCGAAGCCGTCAGGGCGAACCCGGCCCTCTCCGGCATGACCCAGTTCGAGATAATAACCGCGGTAGCCTTCTTGTATTTCGCAAGGGAAAAGGCTGACTTCGCCGTAATTGAAGTGGGAATGGGCGGCAGGCTCGACTCGACAAATATAATCACTCCAAAGGCGTGCGCAATAACAAACGTCTCCCTCGAACATGCCGAGCAGCTTGGCGGAACGGAAACGCTCATAGCCCGCGAAAAGGCAGGCATCGCCAAGAAGGGGGTTCCCCTCGCGACAGGCGCGACGGGCGAGGCTCTCTATGAGATTTCGAGAGTGGCCAAAGAGCTGGAAACGCCTCTTTACGTCATGGGCAGGGACTTCACGGTAGAGGAAAAGTCCGGCCTTTACAATTACAGGGGAATGAACATTTCGTTAAAGAACCTTGAACTCGGCCTCCCCGGCTCCTACCAGAAGGATAATCTCGCGGTGGCGCTGGCGCTTGTCGAGGGGCTCGTCTCCTCCGGCGTAACCATCGGCGAAGAGGCAATCCGAAACGGCCTTAAAAACGTCAGGTGGGCCGGGCGGCTGGAACTTTTCGGGAGGGGGCCGAGAATACTTCTGGACGGGGCGCACAACCCCCACGCCGCCAGGGCTCTTGCAAAGGCGCTTGAAAGCGGCTTCCCGAGAGAGAGGCTGATACTTGTCCTTGGCATACTCGGCGACAAGGACGCCCTCTCCATCGTCCGCGACCTCGCCCCCCTCGCCGACGAGATAATCCTCACCCGTTCCGACAGCAGGCGGGCTATCTCTCCGGCGGAGCTGGGGGCGCTGAGCGAAGGGGTGGGAATAAAGGCGAGGGTCTCCGAGACTCTTTCGGACGCCTATAAAACTGCGCTGGAGCTTGCGGGAAAGGGCGACCTCGTCCTTATAACCGGCTCGCTTACCCTCGTCGGCCAGGCGAGGTCAATTCTCAGGCGCGAAGGGTGGGTTGGTTGA